DNA sequence from the Actinacidiphila yeochonensis CN732 genome:
CGCAGGGCCGTTCGTCCCCCTCGACGGCCAGCTCGACGCCCATCCCCGCCTGCTGCGACTCCCGTACCAGCTGGCCGAGCTGGGCCAGCGACGGCCCCGGCGGGACCTCCGCCCGCGGCGCGCCCCGGCCATCCGCGCGCGCGTCCCCGGGCAGCCCGTCCGCCGCCGGCGCGGCCGCGGTCGCGCCGACGGCGGACGGTGCGGTGCCGGAGCCCGCCGCGTTTCCACGGAAGCCCCCGGCGCGGGACGCGGCATCGTACGCGCCGGCGTCCGTGCCCTCCCCGTCCGCTCTGTCCCGCCCGTCCTCCCCGGCGCCGTCCGCCGGGCCGGAGAGGGCCGGACCGTCCCCGGCCGCCCCCGCCGTGCCGCCCTCGCTGCGCAGCACCCCGAGCATCTGGCGCAGTTCGGCCAGGGCCTGCCGCCCCATGTCGCCGACGAGTTCCGCGCCGGCCGACGCCTTCTGCGGGTCCTTCAGGGCCACCGCCTTCAGGGCCGCGGCGTGCACCACCATCAGGCTCACCCGGTGGGCGACGACGTCGTGCATCTCGCGGGCGATCCGGGCCCGCTCCGCCGCCCGGGCCCGCTCCGCCCGCTCCAGCGCCTTCTCGGCCAGCAGCTCCAGCTCCCGCTCCAGGCCGTCGGCACGGTCCCGCAGGCTCTCCACCAGCCGCCGCCGGGCCCGTACGTACAGGCCGAGCAGGACCGGCGGGCCGGTGAGACCGAGCGCCATCAGCACCGACACGATCAGCACCAGCGGCGGCGACATCCGGCCGCCGCTGGTCGAATGGCGCAGGCTGTGCTCGAAGTTGACGTACGCCACCAGCATCGTGCCCAGACCGCTCACGCCCGCCAGTGCCGAGGTGAGCCGCCGCGGTACCTCCGACGCCGCCAGCGTGTACAGGCCCGCGAGCGAGAGCAGGTAGCCGGTCTGTGCCGGGGTGACGGCCACCCCGACCAGCACCACGGCCATCGGCCAGCGCCTGCGCAGCAGCAGTACCGCGCCGACCAGCATGCCGAGCAGTGCGCCCAGCCAGGTCGCGGCTCCGACCCGGCCGGCGAAGGTCGCGCCCTCGAAGGACGCCTCGACCGCCGACACCGCGGCCAGGGCGGCGTCCAGCAGGAATCCGCGCCGCCGCGCCCACCACCACCAGGACGGGAGCCGTCGTCCCGCCGTCACCGCCGCCACGTCCCCTGGTACGCGCGCCCCCGTCGTACTCATGGCGTCCAGCGTAGGCGGTGGCTCCGGCGCGGTACCGGCCCGTCCCCGCCGCCCTGGCGGGGGCCGCGTCCGCCCCGCACCGCGGTGGCGGCCACGCCGCCGCCCCGGTGCCGCCGCGACGCCCTCGCGGCCGCTCCGGACCCTCCACCGGCTGTCCCCGCCACCGGACAACCGGCGGACGGTCGTCGCACAT
Encoded proteins:
- a CDS encoding sensor histidine kinase translates to MSTTGARVPGDVAAVTAGRRLPSWWWWARRRGFLLDAALAAVSAVEASFEGATFAGRVGAATWLGALLGMLVGAVLLLRRRWPMAVVLVGVAVTPAQTGYLLSLAGLYTLAASEVPRRLTSALAGVSGLGTMLVAYVNFEHSLRHSTSGGRMSPPLVLIVSVLMALGLTGPPVLLGLYVRARRRLVESLRDRADGLERELELLAEKALERAERARAAERARIAREMHDVVAHRVSLMVVHAAALKAVALKDPQKASAGAELVGDMGRQALAELRQMLGVLRSEGGTAGAAGDGPALSGPADGAGEDGRDRADGEGTDAGAYDAASRAGGFRGNAAGSGTAPSAVGATAAAPAADGLPGDARADGRGAPRAEVPPGPSLAQLGQLVRESQQAGMGVELAVEGDERPCGQRVEATVYRVVQEALTNVRKHAAGATAQVRLAYREAEVAVLIVNGPACQQGTAPAALPGGGHGLLGMRERVTAHGGGFAAGPTPDGGFRVSAMVPLRVV